A genomic window from Bradyrhizobium lupini includes:
- a CDS encoding alpha/beta fold hydrolase, whose amino-acid sequence MIEMPPLKFVQTNGIRMGYYEAGPVTDKPPMVLCHGWPELAFSWRHQIKALSEAGIRVIAPDQRGYGATDRPEPVEDYDIEHLTGDLIGLLDHLQIDKAIFVGHDWGGFIVWQMPLRHIDRVAGVVGINTPHTNRAWADPIELLRARFGEKMYIVQFQDPAREPDKIFGSRVEQTFDAFMRQPVARPADAPAEEVVAGVGASPRLNLAFPQMIAGYDAKHDPRTPILSPEEKKVFVDNFTRTGFTGGINWYRNMSRNWMRAEGLDHTVRVPSLMIMAENDAVLPPSSADGMDKLIPDLEKYLVRDSGHWTQQEKPEEVSAKLIEWRRRRFG is encoded by the coding sequence ATGATTGAAATGCCACCGCTCAAGTTCGTACAGACGAACGGAATCCGCATGGGCTATTACGAGGCGGGCCCGGTCACAGACAAGCCGCCGATGGTGCTGTGCCATGGCTGGCCCGAACTCGCATTTTCCTGGCGCCACCAGATCAAGGCGCTGAGCGAGGCCGGCATCCGCGTGATCGCGCCGGACCAGCGCGGCTACGGCGCGACCGACCGGCCAGAGCCGGTCGAGGACTACGACATCGAGCACCTGACCGGCGATCTGATCGGCCTGCTCGACCATCTTCAGATCGACAAGGCGATCTTCGTCGGCCATGACTGGGGCGGTTTTATCGTCTGGCAGATGCCACTCCGGCACATCGACCGGGTCGCCGGCGTGGTCGGCATCAATACGCCTCATACCAACCGCGCCTGGGCCGATCCGATCGAACTCCTGCGCGCGCGCTTCGGCGAAAAGATGTATATCGTGCAGTTCCAGGATCCCGCGCGTGAGCCCGACAAGATCTTTGGCAGTCGCGTCGAGCAGACCTTCGATGCCTTCATGCGCCAGCCCGTAGCGCGCCCGGCAGATGCTCCGGCGGAGGAAGTCGTCGCGGGTGTCGGTGCCTCCCCGCGACTGAACCTGGCATTTCCGCAGATGATCGCGGGCTACGATGCGAAGCACGATCCTCGCACGCCGATCCTGTCGCCCGAAGAGAAAAAGGTGTTCGTGGACAATTTCACCAGGACGGGCTTCACCGGCGGCATCAACTGGTACCGCAATATGTCCCGCAACTGGATGCGCGCCGAAGGGCTCGATCATACGGTGCGCGTGCCGTCGCTGATGATCATGGCCGAGAACGACGCGGTGTTGCCGCCGTCTTCCGCCGATGGCATGGACAAGCTGATCCCCGATCTGGAAAAATATCTGGTCCGCGACAGCGGCCATTGGACGCAGCAGGAGAAGCCGGAGGAAGTCAGCGCCAAGCTGATCGAATGGCGTAGAAGGCGGTTTGGTTAG
- a CDS encoding bifunctional cytochrome P450/NADPH--P450 reductase, with protein MSSKNRLDPIPQPPTKPVVGNMLSLDSAAPVQHLTRLAKELGPIFWLDMMGSPIVVVSGHDLVDELSDEKRFDKTVRGALRRVRAVGGDGLFTADTREPNWSKAHNILLQPFGNRAMQSYHPSMVDIAEQLVGKWERLNADDEIDVVHDMTALTLDTIGLCGFDYRFNSFYRRDYHPFVESLVRSLETIMMTRGLPFEQLWMQKRRKTMAEDVDFMNRMVDEIIAERRKGGEATDDKKDMLAAMMTGVDRSTGEQLDDVNIRYQINTFLIAGHETTSGLLSCALYALLKHPDILKKAYDEVDRVLGPNVDVRPTYQQVTQLTYITQILKEALRLWPPAPAYGISPLNDEAIGGGKYKLRKGTFTTILVTALHRDPSVWGPNPDAFDPENFSREAEAKRPINAWKPFGNGQRACIGRGFAMHEAALALGMILQRFKLVDHQRYQMHLKETLTMKPEGFKIKVRPRADRERGAYGGPVAVSSAPKAPRQPTARPGHNTPMLVLYGSNLGTAEELATRMADLAEINGFAVHLGPLDDYVGKLPREGGVLIICASYNGAPPDNATQFVKWLGDELPKDAFADVRYAVFGCGNSDWAATYQSVPRFIDEQLSAHGARAVYPRGEGDARSDLDGQFQKWFPAAAQVATKEFGIDWNFTRTAEDDPLYAIEPVAVTAVNTIVAQGGAVAMKVLVNDELQNKAGSNPSERSTRHIEVQLPSNITYRVGDHLSVVPRNDPTLVDSVARRFGFLPADQIRLQVAEGRRAQLPVGDAVSVGRLLSEFVELQQVATRKQIQIITEHTRCPVTKPKLLAFVGEEAETLERYRTEILARRKSVFDLLLEYPACELPFHVYLEMLSLLAPRYYSISSSPSVDPVRCSVTVGVVEGPAASGRGTYKGICSNYLANRRAGDVIHAIVRETKAGFRLPDDPSVPIVMIGPGTGLAPFRGFLQERAARKVKGAALGPAMLFFGCRHPDQDFLYADELKALAASGITELFTAFSRAEGPKTYVQHVLAAQKDKIWPLIEQGAIVYVCGDGSKMEPDVKAALVAIHREKSGSDAATAARWIEEMGAKNRYVLDVWAGG; from the coding sequence ATGTCATCGAAGAACCGTCTGGACCCGATCCCGCAGCCGCCGACCAAGCCGGTGGTCGGCAACATGCTGTCGCTGGATTCGGCCGCACCGGTGCAGCATCTGACCCGGCTTGCCAAGGAGCTGGGGCCGATCTTCTGGCTCGACATGATGGGCTCGCCGATCGTGGTCGTCTCCGGCCACGATCTCGTCGACGAGCTCTCCGACGAGAAGCGTTTCGACAAGACGGTGCGCGGTGCCCTGCGGCGGGTGCGCGCGGTCGGCGGCGACGGCTTGTTCACGGCCGATACCAGGGAGCCGAACTGGAGCAAGGCGCACAACATCCTGCTCCAGCCTTTCGGCAACCGCGCCATGCAGTCCTATCACCCGAGCATGGTCGACATCGCGGAGCAGCTCGTGGGCAAATGGGAACGGCTCAACGCCGACGACGAGATCGACGTCGTCCACGACATGACGGCGCTGACGCTGGATACGATCGGCCTGTGCGGCTTCGACTACCGCTTCAATTCGTTCTACCGGCGCGATTACCACCCCTTCGTCGAGTCGCTGGTGCGCTCGCTCGAAACCATCATGATGACGCGCGGCCTGCCGTTCGAGCAGCTCTGGATGCAGAAGCGCCGCAAGACCATGGCTGAAGATGTCGACTTCATGAACAGGATGGTCGACGAGATCATTGCGGAGCGCCGCAAGGGAGGCGAGGCGACCGACGACAAGAAGGATATGCTTGCGGCGATGATGACGGGCGTCGATCGCTCGACCGGCGAGCAGCTCGACGACGTCAACATCCGCTACCAGATCAACACGTTCCTGATCGCAGGCCACGAGACCACCAGCGGCCTGTTGTCCTGCGCGCTCTATGCGTTGCTCAAGCACCCCGACATTCTCAAAAAAGCCTATGACGAGGTCGACCGCGTCCTCGGTCCCAATGTCGACGTGCGTCCGACCTATCAACAGGTCACGCAGCTCACTTACATCACGCAGATCCTCAAGGAGGCGCTGCGGCTATGGCCGCCGGCGCCGGCCTATGGCATCTCCCCACTGAACGACGAGGCTATCGGCGGCGGCAAGTACAAGCTCAGGAAGGGCACGTTCACCACCATCCTGGTGACCGCGCTGCATCGCGATCCCTCTGTCTGGGGTCCCAACCCGGATGCGTTCGATCCGGAGAATTTCAGCCGGGAGGCGGAAGCCAAACGGCCGATCAATGCCTGGAAGCCGTTCGGCAACGGCCAGCGCGCCTGCATCGGCCGCGGCTTCGCCATGCACGAGGCCGCGCTCGCGCTCGGCATGATCCTCCAGCGCTTCAAGCTGGTCGACCACCAGCGCTACCAGATGCATCTGAAGGAAACGCTCACGATGAAGCCGGAAGGCTTCAAGATCAAGGTCCGTCCGCGCGCCGATCGCGAGCGCGGCGCCTATGGTGGACCTGTAGCGGTGTCGTCGGCGCCGAAGGCACCGCGCCAGCCCACCGCGCGCCCCGGCCACAACACGCCGATGCTCGTACTTTACGGCTCCAATCTCGGCACCGCCGAAGAGCTGGCGACGCGGATGGCCGACCTTGCCGAGATCAACGGCTTTGCCGTGCATTTGGGGCCGCTCGACGATTACGTCGGCAAGCTGCCGCGGGAGGGCGGCGTCCTGATCATCTGCGCCTCCTATAACGGCGCGCCGCCGGACAATGCGACACAATTTGTCAAATGGCTCGGCGACGAGCTGCCGAAGGATGCGTTTGCCGATGTGCGCTACGCCGTGTTCGGCTGCGGCAACAGCGACTGGGCCGCGACCTATCAATCGGTACCGCGCTTCATCGATGAACAATTATCGGCGCATGGTGCGCGCGCGGTCTATCCGCGTGGCGAAGGCGATGCGCGCAGCGATCTCGACGGCCAGTTTCAGAAATGGTTCCCGGCGGCCGCCCAGGTCGCGACCAAGGAATTCGGCATCGACTGGAATTTCACCCGTACCGCGGAGGATGATCCGCTCTACGCGATCGAGCCGGTCGCGGTGACCGCCGTCAACACCATCGTCGCCCAGGGCGGCGCGGTGGCCATGAAGGTGCTGGTCAATGACGAGCTTCAGAACAAGGCCGGTTCCAATCCGTCGGAGCGCTCGACGCGCCACATCGAGGTGCAGCTGCCGTCCAACATCACGTACCGCGTCGGCGATCATCTGAGTGTGGTCCCGCGCAACGATCCGACGCTGGTGGATTCGGTTGCCCGTCGCTTCGGCTTCCTGCCGGCCGACCAGATCAGGCTTCAGGTCGCCGAAGGCCGCCGCGCGCAATTGCCGGTCGGCGATGCCGTGTCAGTGGGCCGCCTGCTCAGCGAGTTCGTCGAGCTCCAGCAAGTGGCGACACGGAAGCAGATTCAGATCATTACCGAGCATACGCGTTGTCCGGTCACGAAACCAAAACTGCTGGCCTTCGTTGGCGAGGAGGCTGAAACACTCGAGCGTTATCGCACCGAGATTCTGGCGAGGCGAAAATCGGTGTTCGATCTGCTGCTCGAATATCCGGCCTGTGAATTGCCGTTCCACGTCTATCTGGAAATGCTCTCCCTGCTGGCGCCGCGCTATTACTCGATCTCGTCTTCGCCGTCGGTCGACCCGGTTCGTTGCAGCGTCACGGTCGGCGTGGTTGAAGGACCGGCCGCCTCCGGCCGCGGCACGTACAAGGGTATCTGCTCGAACTATCTCGCCAATCGACGCGCGGGCGACGTTATCCATGCAATCGTGCGTGAGACCAAGGCCGGCTTCCGGCTCCCGGACGATCCATCCGTGCCGATCGTCATGATCGGCCCGGGCACGGGACTGGCGCCGTTCCGCGGCTTCCTCCAGGAGCGCGCCGCGCGCAAGGTCAAGGGCGCCGCGCTCGGTCCGGCCATGCTGTTTTTCGGCTGCCGTCATCCCGATCAGGATTTTCTCTACGCGGACGAGCTGAAGGCGCTGGCGGCGAGCGGCATCACCGAGCTGTTCACGGCGTTCTCGCGCGCGGAGGGGCCAAAGACCTATGTGCAGCACGTCCTCGCTGCGCAGAAGGACAAGATCTGGCCGCTGATCGAGCAGGGCGCGATCGTCTATGTCTGTGGCGACGGCAGCAAGATGGAGCCCGACGTGAAGGCGGCGCTGGTCGCGATCCATCGCGAGAAGAGCGGCAGCGATGCCGCCACGGCTGCCCGCTGGATCGAGGAGATGGGTGCAAAGAACCGGTATGTTCTGGACGTATGGGCGGGTGGATAA
- a CDS encoding triacylglycerol lipase: MPPGPDGPQTSGRLRPPGLALLLAEARGLLELNASLLLSPVLMRAPKGDGHPVLALPGFLASDLSMAPMRRYLSELGYEAHAWRMGRNFGGFGRMRDSLRARLAEIHAASGRKVSLVGWSLGGVYARDLALQAPDMVRNAITLGSPFANDIRATNATRLYEMMSGERVEDFAELRVAIAGDLPVPATSIYSRADGIVNWRTCLLRPSDRAENIEVHLASHIGLGVNPAALWAVADRLAQPEGEFWPFDRAGPFAIAYAPPEQAVSA; this comes from the coding sequence ATGCCGCCCGGTCCGGACGGGCCGCAGACCTCAGGCCGGCTTCGTCCGCCGGGCCTTGCTTTGCTGCTCGCCGAAGCCCGTGGGTTGCTCGAACTCAACGCCAGCCTGCTGCTGTCGCCGGTCCTGATGCGGGCGCCAAAAGGCGACGGCCATCCGGTGCTGGCGCTGCCTGGCTTCCTCGCCAGCGATCTCTCGATGGCGCCGATGCGGCGCTATCTCAGCGAGCTTGGCTATGAGGCACATGCCTGGCGGATGGGCCGAAATTTCGGCGGGTTCGGACGGATGCGGGATTCGTTGCGCGCCCGTCTAGCCGAAATCCATGCTGCGAGCGGCCGCAAGGTCAGCCTGGTCGGATGGAGTCTCGGCGGCGTCTATGCGCGCGATCTCGCGCTCCAGGCGCCCGACATGGTCCGCAATGCCATCACGCTCGGCAGCCCTTTTGCCAATGACATACGGGCGACCAATGCGACGCGGCTCTACGAGATGATGTCCGGCGAGCGTGTCGAGGATTTCGCCGAGCTGCGCGTGGCGATCGCCGGCGATCTTCCGGTGCCGGCGACGTCGATCTATTCGCGCGCCGACGGGATTGTGAACTGGCGGACCTGCCTGCTGCGTCCCTCCGACCGTGCCGAGAACATCGAGGTGCACCTGGCGAGCCATATCGGGCTTGGGGTGAATCCCGCGGCGCTGTGGGCCGTGGCGGACCGCCTTGCGCAACCGGAGGGAGAGTTCTGGCCATTTGACAGGGCAGGGCCGTTTGCCATTGCATATGCCCCGCCGGAACAGGCAGTATCGGCCTGA
- a CDS encoding alpha/beta fold hydrolase yields MNAYHPPQTVHANGIDICYETFGNDSAEPLLLIMGLGAQMIHWDDAFCEQLAAHGFRVIRFDNRDIGKSSHLTGGKRLTPLELLKLRFLRIPVAATYKLIDMAKDTVGLMDALGVKSAHLVGASMGGMIAQEVTLSFPERVRSLTSIMSTTGNPRLPPPTREAAAMLMAPPPRSKEEFIVRYGQTWNVLRAGSFPEEEALDPGRAERVFARGLNPAGVGRQLRAVLASGSRKERLHGVKTPTLVIHGTVDPLVRPEGGRDTAESIPGAKLLMIDGMGHALPMRFWPDIIDAIAKHAHGAEVQAA; encoded by the coding sequence GTGAACGCCTATCATCCGCCGCAAACCGTCCACGCCAACGGCATCGACATCTGTTACGAGACTTTCGGCAACGACAGTGCCGAGCCGCTGCTTCTGATCATGGGGTTAGGCGCCCAGATGATCCACTGGGACGATGCGTTCTGTGAGCAGCTCGCCGCGCACGGCTTTCGCGTCATCCGGTTCGACAATCGCGACATCGGCAAGTCGAGCCATCTCACAGGCGGCAAGCGTCTGACGCCGCTCGAGCTGTTGAAGCTCCGGTTTCTCAGGATTCCTGTGGCCGCAACCTACAAGCTGATCGACATGGCAAAAGACACTGTCGGGCTGATGGATGCGCTCGGCGTCAAGTCGGCGCACCTGGTCGGGGCGTCCATGGGCGGCATGATTGCGCAGGAAGTGACGTTGTCGTTTCCCGAGCGGGTGCGCTCGCTCACCTCGATCATGTCGACGACCGGCAATCCGCGCCTGCCGCCCCCGACACGCGAGGCCGCCGCGATGCTGATGGCGCCGCCGCCGCGCAGCAAGGAGGAGTTCATCGTCCGCTACGGCCAGACCTGGAACGTGTTGCGGGCCGGGTCCTTCCCGGAGGAAGAGGCGCTCGATCCCGGTCGTGCCGAGCGCGTGTTCGCGCGCGGGCTCAATCCGGCCGGTGTCGGCCGGCAGCTCCGCGCGGTGCTCGCCTCGGGTAGCCGCAAGGAGCGGCTGCATGGCGTCAAGACGCCGACACTCGTCATCCACGGCACCGTCGATCCGCTGGTCCGCCCCGAGGGCGGCAGGGACACGGCAGAGTCAATTCCGGGGGCCAAGCTGCTGATGATCGACGGCATGGGCCACGCGCTGCCGATGCGGTTCTGGCCGGACATCATCGACGCCATCGCCAAGCACGCCCATGGCGCGGAGGTGCAGGCGGCGTAG
- a CDS encoding nuclear transport factor 2 family protein gives MHLIVRSAAIVAASVLTLSLASGAAMAGGAQEEANRKTVLAFYEKGLNQKDADAALAYVGDRYVQHNPNAADGPDGFRKFIGFLREKFPNSHSEIKRSFVDGDYVILHVHAVREPGSRGNAIVDIFKLENGKVVEHWDVVQPIPENPANNNTMF, from the coding sequence ATGCATCTCATCGTCCGGTCGGCCGCAATCGTCGCTGCTTCAGTCCTCACGCTGTCCCTCGCCAGCGGCGCCGCGATGGCGGGTGGCGCGCAAGAAGAAGCCAATCGCAAAACTGTCCTTGCGTTCTACGAGAAGGGGCTCAACCAAAAGGACGCCGATGCAGCCCTCGCCTATGTCGGCGACCGCTACGTCCAGCACAATCCAAACGCGGCCGATGGTCCGGACGGATTCCGAAAGTTCATTGGCTTCCTGCGCGAGAAATTCCCGAACTCGCACAGCGAGATCAAGCGCAGCTTCGTGGATGGCGACTACGTCATCCTGCACGTTCACGCGGTTCGCGAGCCCGGCAGCAGGGGCAATGCGATCGTCGACATCTTCAAGCTGGAGAACGGCAAGGTTGTCGAACACTGGGACGTCGTGCAACCGATCCCGGAAAATCCGGCGAACAACAACACGATGTTCTGA
- a CDS encoding alpha/beta hydrolase, with amino-acid sequence MNAPAGLDFAGIPERIQSEVQRAIQRSIKGVEYFSTSGPTLGSTPKDVLHSRGTMSLYHYRPMSDEIYRIPILIVMATTNRGYILDLVPGQSFIEFLLKRGYDVYMLDWSAPRPEEKSLRMEDYVLDFIPDCIRRVQQDSGEQDVSVIGYCFGGVLSLLYGSIHKDGPMKNLICFTTPIDFREMKLFSNFSDRRYFDVDRLVDSVGNVPPEMILSSFEMLRPASRTVSQIQLWENIWNDEFVKSYRMFDRWATDTLPLAGEYFRTITKDLMWDNKLFNDTMSVGGRAAKLEDIKVPFLHAVAEHDHIVPYEAAKHLIAKIGSEDKEEVMLKGGHVSLVAGANAVKRLWPKLDSWLGKRST; translated from the coding sequence ATGAATGCACCCGCCGGATTAGACTTCGCAGGGATCCCGGAGCGCATCCAGTCCGAGGTGCAACGCGCCATCCAGAGAAGCATCAAGGGCGTCGAATATTTCTCGACGTCCGGCCCCACGCTCGGGTCGACGCCGAAGGACGTGCTGCATTCACGCGGCACGATGAGCCTCTACCACTATCGACCGATGTCCGACGAGATCTATCGAATTCCGATTTTGATCGTGATGGCGACCACCAATCGCGGTTACATTCTCGACCTCGTGCCCGGCCAGAGTTTCATCGAGTTCCTGTTGAAGCGCGGCTACGACGTCTACATGCTCGACTGGAGCGCGCCACGGCCGGAGGAGAAGAGCCTCCGCATGGAGGATTATGTCCTCGACTTCATCCCGGACTGCATCCGCCGCGTGCAGCAGGATTCCGGCGAACAGGACGTCTCCGTCATCGGCTATTGCTTCGGCGGCGTGCTGTCGCTGCTCTACGGCTCGATCCACAAGGATGGGCCGATGAAGAATTTGATCTGCTTCACCACGCCGATCGACTTTCGCGAGATGAAGCTGTTCTCGAACTTCTCCGACCGTCGCTATTTCGACGTCGATCGCCTCGTCGACAGCGTCGGCAACGTGCCGCCCGAGATGATCCTGTCGTCGTTCGAGATGCTGCGCCCGGCCTCCCGCACCGTCAGCCAGATCCAGCTCTGGGAAAACATCTGGAACGACGAGTTCGTCAAATCCTACCGGATGTTCGACCGCTGGGCGACCGACACGCTGCCGCTGGCCGGCGAATATTTCCGCACCATCACCAAGGACCTGATGTGGGACAACAAGCTGTTCAACGACACCATGTCGGTCGGCGGCCGTGCGGCGAAGCTCGAGGACATCAAGGTGCCGTTCCTGCATGCGGTCGCCGAGCATGACCACATCGTGCCGTATGAGGCGGCAAAGCACCTGATCGCCAAGATCGGATCGGAGGACAAGGAGGAGGTGATGCTGAAGGGCGGTCACGTCTCGCTGGTCGCCGGCGCCAATGCGGTGAAGCGGCTGTGGCCGAAACTGGATTCCTGGCTGGGGAAGAGATCGACATGA
- a CDS encoding spermidine synthase: MIPWEKIDTAKIPGSDEELRLMRRGKEFSIKLGTNELMNNRLSGSEAALATLAAKQIETVAKPVVLIGGLGMGFTLRAALTVLGSKAKIVVSELVPAVVAWARGPMAQVFGDSLDDVRVSIRETDVGEIIRAQRSAFDAILLDVDNGPEGLTRKGNDALYNASGLKAAKTALRTGGVLAVWSSGPNPAFTKRLGSAGFEVNEVNIRATGRGGGARHVIWLARKS, encoded by the coding sequence ATGATTCCCTGGGAAAAGATCGATACCGCCAAAATCCCCGGCTCCGATGAAGAGCTTCGCCTGATGCGGCGAGGCAAGGAGTTCTCAATCAAGCTCGGCACCAACGAGCTGATGAACAACCGCCTGTCGGGCTCGGAGGCCGCGCTCGCCACGCTCGCGGCGAAGCAGATCGAGACGGTCGCAAAACCTGTCGTCCTCATCGGGGGCCTGGGCATGGGTTTTACGCTGCGTGCGGCGCTGACCGTGCTCGGAAGCAAGGCGAAGATCGTTGTCTCCGAGCTCGTGCCGGCGGTGGTCGCCTGGGCGCGGGGTCCGATGGCGCAGGTGTTCGGTGACAGTCTCGATGACGTCAGGGTGAGCATCCGGGAAACCGACGTTGGCGAAATCATCCGGGCGCAGCGGTCGGCATTCGATGCCATCCTCCTCGACGTCGATAACGGGCCGGAAGGGCTGACCCGGAAGGGCAATGATGCGCTCTACAATGCGAGTGGGTTGAAGGCGGCGAAGACGGCGCTGCGGACGGGCGGCGTGCTCGCGGTCTGGTCCTCGGGGCCCAACCCGGCCTTCACCAAGCGGCTCGGGAGCGCCGGATTCGAAGTCAACGAAGTCAATATCCGCGCCACCGGAAGAGGCGGTGGCGCACGTCACGTGATCTGGCTGGCGAGGAAGAGCTAG
- a CDS encoding wax ester/triacylglycerol synthase family O-acyltransferase, whose amino-acid sequence MADGKKLSSLDASFLYLETPEMPMHVGSMAIFRLPDDYKGDFFEDFKAMIVSRLHIAPILKARLEKAPLDIDHPSWIEDDQFDIDRHIFRASLPQPRDRATLERIVGWMHAKLLNRARPLWEFYVFEGMKDNEVGLYSKMHHAAIDGGAGAALTNMIYDISPIPRKVDPPTAGAKPGQEPRDIAANLVDSYQQLFTQPLDPSAAAKNLQLPRTGKSDIGSILFDNAMYQIESAVRFAGNIPTMVKSVSDVLGKISDPKSRESLASMVSPPTMLNKSISSERSFAGVSISLSRSKALAKQAGGKLNDVVLALASGVVRRYLQQHGTLPAKSLTAAVPISLREEGNTDANNQVFGMICSIATNIDDPKARLEAIIAQSTKSKEMSHPLRALMPQISNISMLGAPIVVQIMALLYSRSDLSNVLPPAANITVSNVPGPRQTLYAAGAELLHIFPVSISTHGQALNITVQSYRDQLDFGFIVGANIIPHVQVMCDMLPEEFAALEAAYASPAADIKGAAE is encoded by the coding sequence ATGGCTGACGGTAAGAAGCTGTCGTCGCTGGACGCGTCGTTTCTCTATCTGGAAACGCCGGAAATGCCGATGCATGTCGGGAGCATGGCGATCTTTCGTCTGCCGGACGACTACAAGGGCGACTTCTTCGAAGATTTCAAGGCGATGATCGTCTCGCGCCTGCACATCGCGCCGATCCTCAAAGCGCGGCTGGAGAAGGCGCCGCTCGATATCGATCATCCCTCCTGGATCGAGGACGATCAGTTCGACATTGACCGTCACATCTTCCGCGCCAGCCTGCCGCAGCCGCGCGACCGCGCTACGCTCGAACGCATCGTGGGCTGGATGCACGCCAAGCTCTTGAACCGTGCCCGCCCGCTCTGGGAGTTCTACGTGTTCGAGGGCATGAAGGACAACGAGGTCGGGCTCTATTCCAAGATGCATCATGCCGCCATCGACGGCGGCGCCGGTGCGGCGCTGACCAACATGATCTACGACATCTCGCCGATCCCGCGGAAGGTCGATCCGCCGACCGCGGGAGCGAAGCCCGGGCAGGAGCCGCGCGACATCGCAGCGAACCTGGTCGATTCCTACCAGCAGCTTTTCACCCAGCCGCTCGATCCATCGGCGGCCGCGAAGAATCTGCAGCTGCCACGCACCGGCAAGAGCGATATCGGTTCGATCCTGTTCGACAATGCGATGTACCAGATCGAGAGTGCGGTGCGCTTTGCCGGCAACATCCCAACCATGGTCAAGAGCGTCTCGGACGTGCTCGGCAAGATATCCGATCCAAAATCGCGCGAGAGCCTCGCCAGCATGGTCTCGCCGCCGACCATGCTCAACAAATCGATCTCGTCCGAGCGCAGCTTCGCCGGTGTCTCGATTTCGCTGTCGCGATCCAAGGCGCTGGCCAAGCAGGCCGGCGGCAAACTCAACGACGTCGTGCTGGCGCTCGCTTCCGGGGTGGTCCGGCGCTACCTGCAGCAACATGGAACGCTGCCGGCGAAGTCCTTGACCGCTGCCGTACCGATCTCGCTGCGCGAGGAGGGCAACACCGACGCCAACAACCAGGTGTTCGGCATGATCTGCTCTATCGCAACCAACATCGACGATCCCAAGGCACGCCTGGAAGCCATTATCGCGCAATCGACCAAGTCCAAGGAGATGTCGCATCCACTGCGGGCTCTGATGCCGCAGATCTCCAATATCTCGATGCTGGGCGCGCCGATTGTCGTGCAGATCATGGCGCTGCTCTACAGCCGCTCCGACTTGTCGAATGTGTTGCCGCCGGCTGCGAACATTACGGTGTCCAACGTGCCGGGGCCGCGGCAGACGCTCTACGCCGCGGGCGCGGAGCTGTTGCACATCTTCCCGGTATCGATCTCGACGCACGGACAGGCGCTCAACATCACCGTGCAGAGCTATCGCGACCAGCTCGATTTCGGCTTCATCGTCGGCGCCAACATCATTCCGCACGTGCAGGTGATGTGCGACATGCTGCCGGAAGAATTCGCCGCGCTCGAGGCTGCCTATGCTTCGCCCGCGGCGGACATAAAGGGCGCCGCTGAGTAG